In Hahella sp. HNIBRBA332, the genomic window AGTCAGCTTGTCGACAATATGTTTGGGGGTAGGCTGGTCAGGATTACCCATGCCAAAGTCAATAATATCTTCCCCCCTCGCTCGCGCCTGCTGCTTGAGCTCCCCAACGATATTAAAAACATAGGGTGGCAAGCGACTGATGCGCGGGAATTCCATTGCGATCTCCTGAACGGCAGAGAGTGAAGATTAAGATAAGTACATTATTGGGAACAGGCCACAATACCCCGCCCCCTGAAATGTGTCAACGCAGCGCTTATTTACAGGGAAAGAAAAAGAGATTTGCCCTTCTCCAATGCACCAGTTCAAGGAAAATGGCGCAGACAAAAAACTGTAGCTAACCTGTTAAGTAACTCCTTTTGACGCCCACTGATGTTGTGAAAATATTAATGAATTATAAAGCTGGCAAACTAATCCAACTTCACTTAGCAAAAACCCTTCCACTCATTCCACTGCTTATTGCAGGATGCGATAGCAGCACGCCCTTTACTGAGCTGAGCAACTATGAACTAAGTACGGAGTATCGAGCATGCCAAAAAGAAGGACTGTCTCCTGGCGGAGCCCAAAGATGCAACAACATTGAAAGGGAGTGCGAGATAAGAAGAAATGAGAAAAACTTTCGTTGCTAACGGAAGCCCTATCACGAACTTCCGCTAGCCAACCCCCTATTTGATGTCCAGACCCAAACCTTTGGCGAGAGAGTCCGCAGGAACATATCCAGGGATTAAGCGCCCATCGTGCAAAACGATTGCAGGGGTGCCGCTAATACCAATTTGATTACCCAAATTGTACTGATCGGCAACTGGATTTTTGCAGTCCTTGGATACAGGGTTTTTACCCAGCTTCGCTTCTGTCATAGCCCCCTGCTGATCATCCGCACACCAAACAGAAACCATTTTTTGATAGCTTCCCGAACCCACTCCCGCACGAGGATACGCCAAATAGTTAACCTGTACGCCCAGCTCATTTAAACGAGGAACTTCTTTATGAAGCTTCCGACAGTACCCACAGTCCACATCCGTAAAAACGGTGATAGATGCTTTTACCACCTCGGGCTTGAACACGATCATTTTTGACTCGTCAATTGAGTTAACCAATTCCGCACGAGTCTCTTCTCGCCGACGCTCCGCCAAGTTAGTAATTCGCCCCTCACTCACTTGATAAATATCGCCCGCCACAAAATATTGTCCATCAGCACTAGTGTACAGCAGTTGCGGATTATTGGACTCCACTTCATACACTCCCGGTATTGGGCTTGGACTAACCTTTAGGATTTTCAGCCCAGGCACAGCCTCAGCCAACCGCTGCTTGATCACTTTCACGGCTTGCTCTTGCTGCTCGTCGGCGCGCGCTCCGAAAGCGACCGACAGTGCCATTAATACCAATACAAAAGGGCGCATTACGTGCATGAATATACCTTCATCCGTTCTTGAATATATAATTAGACCCTAAAATTACACAAATGTTCCTATCAAAACTAGGTCAATTGTGTAACGTGAAATAGATTTAACCTTGCCTATTCAGACCACAGCTCAAATGAAGTAAATACGCAAAAAATCAGGAGCGAGGATGGTGTTTCGAATGTAGTTGTTGTAGCCGCGCCTTGGCTACATGGGTGTATATCTGGGTAGTAGACAAGTCGCTATGCCCAAGAAGCAGTTGAACAACGCGCAAGTCCGCACCATGATTCAACAAGTGTGTAGCGAATGCGTGACGAAGCGTATGCGGCGTTATGTTCTTAGCAATTCCACTACGCGACGCGTACAGCTTGATACGATACCAAAAGGTTTGTCTCGTCATTTCCCCGCCACGCAAACTGGGGAAAAGGACGCCATCCTCTCGCCCCCCTGTTAATTGAGGCCGAACACCTTTGATATAGACCTCCAATTGCTCTATCGCATGCTCACCCAGAGGAGTCAACCTCTCTTTATCCCCCTTTCCGACAACACGCAACACCCCCTGCCTCAAGTTAACCTGATATAACTGAAGCCCAACCAGCTCGGATACTCGCAACCCACTGGCGTACAACACCTCCAACATCACTTTATCGCGAGCCTCAATAGGTAGCGAAACATCCGGCTCAGTCAACAGCAGCTCAACTTCCGCCTCAGACATTGCGCCCGGCAATAGCCGCCCCACCTTGGGATGCTCAATCCGTAACGTTGGATCATCCTGAACAACCCCCTCCCTTAGCAGATAGCGGTAGAACTTTCGTAACGTCGACAACATACGAGCTGACGAAGCACTCTTCGCGCCTTGCTGCATGCGGACGGCCAAAAAAGAAAACAAATCCTCCCGGGAAGCCTCAACCAGCGTTCGCCCCTTTCTCTCCAGCCATTCCGCCAAGCGAACAAGATCAGACCGATAGGACATTCTTGTATTTTCAGACAGCCCCTGCTCCAGCCACAGCATTTCTATGAATCTATCTATAACTTCCTGGCAAGCCTGCGAAAAATCCATCCCAATCACCCCCTACCAAACCACCACTTTTGACCACAAACAAAAAAGGGTGGTCAAATGACCACCCTTTCCTGAAAGGACCAAAGCCAGAATTAATCCAGCTTTTCTTTGATACGAGCAGCCTTACCGCTGAGATCACGAAGATGATACAGCTTGGCTTTGCGAACGTCGCCACGACGCTTAACATTGATGCTGTCAACCAAACGACTGTGAGTCTGGAAAGTTCTCTCCACACCAACGCCATATGAAACTTTACGAACAGTAAAAGAGGAGTTCAGACCACGATTTCTTTTTGCGATCACAACACCTTCGAAAGCCTGCAGACGCTCACGAGAGCCTTCTACCACCTTCACACTTACAGTTACTGTATCACCCGGAGCAAACTCTGGGATTTCTTTAGTCATTTGCTCAGCTTCAAGCTGGCTAATGATTGTGTTTTTGCTGCTCATGGCTCGCTCCTAACTAATCCGAAGTAATCCTACGTTTCTGATATTAACTGCCCGCGCTGCAACTCTTGTATGATTTGAGCCTCTTCTTCGGATAGCTCACGCTGCTCGAGCAAATCGGGTCTGCGCTGAAGCGTTCTAAGCAAAGACTGCTCTAATCTCCAACGCCTAATTTTTTCATGATTGCCACTCAACAAAACCTCCGGAACTCGCTTATCGCGGTATACCTCCGGCCTCGTATAATGAGGACAATCCAGCAAGCTATTCTCGAAAGAGTCCTGCTCAGCAGACTCATTGTGACCGAGCACCCCTGGAGCAAGCCGAGAAACACTATCGATAATAGCCATCGCGGCAATCTCGCCACCGCTAAGAACAAAGTCACCCAAAGACCACTCTTCGTCGACTTCATCCTCAATTAATCTTTCATCAATCCCTTCGTAACGACCACACAGAAGAATTAAACCAGGGGCGCTTAAAGCCGAACGAACCAAAGCTTGATCTATTCGTCTTCCCTGAGGAGACAGATAGATAACTTTACTCCCCACAGGAGCCACAGATTTCGCCGCCTTCAATGCAGCTTCTAATGGCTCCACCTTCATCAGCATCCCAGGACCACCACCATAGGGCCTGTCATCTACCGTGCGATAGTTATCGGTTGCGTAATCCCTGGGGTTCCAACAGCGGACGTCTATCGAGCTCTGCTTTATAGCCTTGCCCACCACACCAAAGTCGGTAACCGACTTCAGCATTTCCGGAAATAAAGTTATGACGCCAAACCACACCTTAGAAATCCGGATCCCAGTCAACAACCATTAAATTCTTATCCAAGTCAATATTCTCTATAAATTGACCCGGCAAGTAAGGAATTAGCCGCTCACGCTTATCAATGCTTTCCGCATATCCTGTA contains:
- the trmD gene encoding tRNA (guanosine(37)-N1)-methyltransferase TrmD, whose protein sequence is MWFGVITLFPEMLKSVTDFGVVGKAIKQSSIDVRCWNPRDYATDNYRTVDDRPYGGGPGMLMKVEPLEAALKAAKSVAPVGSKVIYLSPQGRRIDQALVRSALSAPGLILLCGRYEGIDERLIEDEVDEEWSLGDFVLSGGEIAAMAIIDSVSRLAPGVLGHNESAEQDSFENSLLDCPHYTRPEVYRDKRVPEVLLSGNHEKIRRWRLEQSLLRTLQRRPDLLEQRELSEEEAQIIQELQRGQLISET
- the xerD gene encoding site-specific tyrosine recombinase XerD, translated to MDFSQACQEVIDRFIEMLWLEQGLSENTRMSYRSDLVRLAEWLERKGRTLVEASREDLFSFLAVRMQQGAKSASSARMLSTLRKFYRYLLREGVVQDDPTLRIEHPKVGRLLPGAMSEAEVELLLTEPDVSLPIEARDKVMLEVLYASGLRVSELVGLQLYQVNLRQGVLRVVGKGDKERLTPLGEHAIEQLEVYIKGVRPQLTGGREDGVLFPSLRGGEMTRQTFWYRIKLYASRSGIAKNITPHTLRHAFATHLLNHGADLRVVQLLLGHSDLSTTQIYTHVAKARLQQLHSKHHPRS
- the rplS gene encoding 50S ribosomal protein L19 yields the protein MSSKNTIISQLEAEQMTKEIPEFAPGDTVTVSVKVVEGSRERLQAFEGVVIAKRNRGLNSSFTVRKVSYGVGVERTFQTHSRLVDSINVKRRGDVRKAKLYHLRDLSGKAARIKEKLD
- a CDS encoding DsbC family protein is translated as MHVMRPFVLVLMALSVAFGARADEQQEQAVKVIKQRLAEAVPGLKILKVSPSPIPGVYEVESNNPQLLYTSADGQYFVAGDIYQVSEGRITNLAERRREETRAELVNSIDESKMIVFKPEVVKASITVFTDVDCGYCRKLHKEVPRLNELGVQVNYLAYPRAGVGSGSYQKMVSVWCADDQQGAMTEAKLGKNPVSKDCKNPVADQYNLGNQIGISGTPAIVLHDGRLIPGYVPADSLAKGLGLDIK